In the Hordeum vulgare subsp. vulgare chromosome 7H, MorexV3_pseudomolecules_assembly, whole genome shotgun sequence genome, one interval contains:
- the LOC123412306 gene encoding uncharacterized protein LOC123412306: MVHLRFTGASDSRSSKSRETIGDVIHGKAITTKLSLPKIRTIIKKLNPRQRDLVRARGFGTMLDINCSQLPRDLGVRLAIWFDCDSRTVNVPNVGSFEINPFTVHQILGIPLGGRLIDKIATSEARRVIAEDTGIHSTGPSISHLMNLLSDDLTDEKFLRIFMLILLSTFLCPTSHSCASPDYFNGIVDTDDIANYDWCSFALDWLVEKIRQFQISLSKPTVKGKEQSISLGGCLMIPLVTFFDYLDLKGTKIRNCIPRLPAWDDKAISAFDNINFAQLKFKDITKTCFMEKPSCTPSSHTLPNGVLHFIDALIPSDDDFRAKMKEMCTEFYKTSVDACLNALQPVLAKQMRTMVETIQNQVNNRASSSSTPPVNEPSCKECNSRKCTMRDGVSATPLQTVTDTEFHNPSVGLALGTVESTGGGDKFHYDPNDGDVVNGLLKLRRHVGDIPFGALPADQAVVAMSSEQDFGTVDSPSAGTEVGHPESNQISAAECSRPSKRHIDLAVYIDSESESSRPLKIQKTRNSACEDK; encoded by the exons ATGGTGCATCTAAGATTTACCGGTGCGTCTGATAGTCGCTCGAGCAAATCACGAGAGACTATAGGCGACGTGATACATGGCAAG GCCATCACTACGAAGTTGTCTCTTCCAAAAATCCGAACTATTATTAAGAAGTTAAATCCTAGGCAGAGGGACTTGGTCAGGGCTCGCGGATTTGGGACAATGCTGGATATTAATTGCTCTCAGTTGCCAAGGGATCTGGGAGTTCGCCTAGCAATCTGGTTCGATTGTGACAGTCGAACTGTAAATGTTCCAAATGTTGGCAGCTTTGAGATAAACCCTTTCACAGTCCACCAGATTCTCGGTATACCGTTGGGTGGTCGGTTAATTGACAAGATAGCAACAAGTGAGGCCAGGAGGGTCATTGCTGAAGACACCGGAATACATTCTACTGGGCCTAGCATTTCACACTTGATGAACTTATTGTCTGATGACCTCACTGATGAAAAGTTCCTTAGAATCTTCATGCTCATTTTATTGTCAACCTTCCTGTGTCCAACCAGCCACTCCTGTGCGAGCCCAGACTACTTCAATGGCATTGTTGACACTGATGATATCGCCAACTATGACTGGTGCAGCTTTGCATTAGACTGGTTAGTGGAAAAGATCAGACAGTTTCAGATCTCCTTGTCCAAGCCAACCGTGAAAGGTAAAGAGCAGTCTATATCTCTCGGAGGATGCTTGATGATTCCTTTG GTAACGTTCTTTGATTATCTCGATCTAAAAGGAACAAAGATTCGCAACTGCATCCCACGTTTACCAGCTTGGGATGATAAAGCCATCAGCGCGTTTGACAATATAAATTTTGCACAACTAAAG TTCAAAGACATAACTAAAACTTGTTTCATGGAAAAGCCATCATGTACTCCATCGTCTCATACTTTGCCAAATGGAGTTCTTCACTTCATCGACGCACTTATCCCATCTGATGATGAC TTCAGGGCAAAGATGAAGGAGATGTGCACCGAATTTTACAAGACGTCAGTGGATGCATGCTTGAATGCACTACAGCCTGTCCTTGCAAAGCAGATGCGCACAATGGTTGAAACTATTCAGAACCAGGTCAATAACAGAGCTTCATCATCTTCAACACCACCAGTCAATGAACCCAGCTGCAAGGAATGTAATTCACGGAAGTGCACAATGCGGGATGGTGTATccgccacaccgctccaaacagtaacagatACAGAGTTTCACAACCCTTCAGTGGGCCTAGCACTGGGTACGGTAGAGAGCACTGGTGGTGGCGATAAATTTCATTACGACCCAAATGATGGAGATGTGGTAAATGGCCTGCTAAAATTACGCCGCCATGTGGGGGATATACCTTTTGGTGCCCTCCCCGCTGACCAAGCTGTTGTTGCCATGTCAAGTGAGCAAGATTTTGGTACGGTGGATTCGCCGTCAGCTGGTACTGAAGTTGGACACCCAGAAAGCAATCAAATTTCTGCCGCCGAGTGCTCCAGGCCCTCCAAGAGGCACATTGACCTTGCTGTTTACATTGATTCTGAATCTGAATCCTCCAGGCCCCTGAAAATTCAGAAAACCAGAAATTCAGCTTGCGAAGACAAATAG